A stretch of DNA from Campylobacter concisus:
GGCATATTTTATACACCAGAGTTTATAACAGAATTTATAGTTGAAAATTCGCTTGGTACGCTTTGTAAAGCCAAAAAAGATGAGCTAGGGCTTGATCTAAATGAGCTACTAGCACCAAAAAATCCAAAAAAATTAACCAAAGCAGAAAGTGAGATCAAAGGCAAAATTTATGCTTACCGCGAATGGCTCTTATCTCTTAAGATACTTGATCCAGCTTGTGGCTCTGGTGCGTTTTTAAACCAAGCCTTAGAATTTCTTATTAGTGAGCATGGCGCATTAGACACTTACCGCAAAGTATATGAGGGCGAGGGATTGGGACTTTACGATATAGAAAGCACCATTTTAGAAAACAACCTTTACGGCGTAGACATAAATGCCGATGCAGTCGAGATCGCCAGGCTATCTCTTTGGCTCCGCACAGCTGCAAAAGGACGAGTTTTGACAGATCTTAGTAAAAATTTAGTAGCAGCAAACTCGCTTTTAGAATTTCCTTTCGACTTTAAATTTGATGTCGTTATCGGCAATCCTCCCTATGTCAGACAAGAGGCGATAAAAGAGCAAAAGCCAGCCCTACAAAAATATAAAGTTTATAGCGGCACGGCTGATTTGTTTGTCTATTTTTATGAGCTTGGCATTACACATCTAAAAGAAAATGGGCTTTTAGGCTTTATATGTTCAAACAAATTTTTCCGTGCCAGCTATGGTGAAAATTTACGTAAATTTATACTAGAAAATACGCAAATAACACATATTATCGATTTTGCTGGGGTTAAAGTTTTTGAAGATGCGAGCGTAGATAGTGCGGTTACTATTTTTAGAAAAATAAGAGCCGGTGAAAATTCAAAATTTAATTTCCTAGCTTCAAGCACCATAAATTTAAAAACGCAAAAATTTATCCAAATACCACAATCCACGCTAAACGAAACAAATTTCACCTTTTTAGATAAAAGCAAATTTGAGCTAAAAAGCAAGATCGAAAAAGTCGCAAAGCCATTAAAAGATTGGGGTGTGAATATCAACTATGGTGTCAAAACTGGACTAAACGAAGCATTTATCATCGACGATAGCACTCGTGATAAAATTTTAAATAACTGCTTTGGAGAAGAAAGAGAACAGACACAAAAGCTCATAAGACCGATCTTAAGGGGTCGAGATATAAAGCGTTATGACTATGAGTGGGCTGGGCTATGGCTCATAAATATCCATAATGGATATGGCACCGAGCCTCGCATCAATATAGATAATTTTCCTAAGCTAAAACTATATCTTGAGAAATTTGAGCCAAAACTTTCCAATCGTTCTGATAAAGGAGCCACTCCTTATAACCTACGAAACTGCGTATATTTAGATGAATTTGAAAAAGAGAAAATTTTATGTGCCAGAATGGTGCAAAGCCCAAAATTTGCTTACGATATAAATAATAATATTCCAGACAATACTGCATATTGCATAACTGGCGAAAATTTAAAATTTTTATTAGCCTTTTTAAATTCAACAGCTGTTTATAAAATTTTCAACTTTTTCTATGCTGGAGGCGGACTTGAAGGCGAAATAAAAATAAACCGCTTAGAAATTTTGCCTATCCCACAAATCACGCCACAAAATGAAAATTTAGCAAACGAGATAATAAATTTGGTCGATGAAATTTTAAAAGCCAATGAAAAAATTAAGCTTTACGAGAAGCACATGCCTACTTTAACTCTTTATGAAAAGCTAGAAGCTAAAGAAAATATCGACGCGCTAAATAACAAAATCAAGGCAAGTAACGAAAAAATAGACGAACTTGTTTTTGAGCTTTATGAGCTAACGAGCGATGAGAGCGCGCTTATAACAGGGGGGGGGAATTGACGGTATAGTAAAAATTTACATATGCATCTTACAAAGGGGAGAAAATGAACCAATTAGAGCTTTATTACAATCAGCCGCTTAAATCAAGTAAATTTATCCCCAGAAAATACGAAATCATCTCGCCAAAGACGCTTATAATAGGCGCCATTTCAAGTGGCAAAACAGCCCTTGTTTATGAGTTCTTGAGCCATTATAAAAGCGAGGAGAGGCTTTATGTAAATTTAGACGATCTAAGGATAGACAGAGCCTTACTTTTAGCAAATTTAAAAGAATTTTTAGAAAAAAATACCCAGATAAAGGTTCTTGCAGTTGAAAATTTACAAGCTGCTGACCTTGCAAATTTAGGCTTTTTAAAGGGCGCAACACTTGAAAATATCATCCTTACAAGCAAGGAATTTTCACTCACGATTGACGGCTTTGCTCGCATAAATTTAAACTACCTTGACTACGAGGAATTTATACTATTTTTTAAGAAAAATTTGGACCAAGACCTACTTTTTAGCTACTTTTTGGCTCACGGCAACGAGATAGCAAGTGCTTTTTTGGACTCTAGCGAGGTCACAGCGCACTTGCAACAACTCTTAAGAGCAAATTTAAGCGAGCAAAGCATTGCGATTTTAAAAGAATGTGCTCCAAAATGCCACGATGTGCTTAGTACTTTTGGTATCTACAAAAACCTAAAAGAGCAGATGAAAATTTCAAAAGATAGTGTCTATAACGCGGTAGCCAGCCTTAATGAAAATGGTTTTATAGAATTAGTACCAAATTTAGATGAGAGCAGCACGAGCAAAAAGCTCTACTTTACAAATTTTGCACTTCGCAACGCTTTATACCTAAAAAAGGACTTTTTGGCTGTCTTTGCAAATGTCGTTTTTTGCGAATTGCTTAAATTTAAAGATGAAATTTACTACACAAAAGAGATTGATTTCTTCCTTAATAAAAGGAAGATCGCGATCATCTGTGTGCCGTTTTCTGCACCAGAGATCATCTTTTTGAAATTTAAAAAACTCCACGCAAGCTTAAAAGAGCTGGGTGTAAGCAAGCTTCAGATAATCAGCGTCGCAAACCAAGCTGAGCTTAGCTTTGAGGGCATAAAATGCGAAATTTTGCCCTTTTCTAGGTGGAGTCTAGGTTTATAAATTTAAACCTTTATTTGATTATTGTTTTAAAAGCTTAAAGTAAAGAAGCTATAATCAACAAAACTATGAAGGACGGACATGAGAGCATTTATTGGGATTTTTATACTTATAGGAAGCCTATTTGGCTATGAGATAAATCACGAAAACTGGGCAAAATTTTATAAATTTATTGGTGAGGCAAATGGTATAAAATTTGAAGTTTATATGAACTATTTTAAAGATGAATTTGAAAATTTTAAGCAAAGTAAGAGCTTTAAAGTGCCGGCCAGGATAAGCGGACATATCTTTTTTGATGGTACAAAATACGACTACGAAAAAGGTAATCTTGAGCAAAATAGCAGTGAAATTTCATCGCTAAATGCTGTATCTGATAA
This window harbors:
- a CDS encoding Eco57I restriction-modification methylase domain-containing protein; translated protein: MPIFNTKFLLTQDQDEEKLKKRYANLQMYQSKASEIKCFKEEKFQTQFLKDIFENCLGYTLDTTNPTNFNLEREKKNETDGKKADGAILINGEVRCVIELKDQTTQHLDKTPSNRELSPVDQAFRYFISHENAKYVVVSNFNELRFYIGNKTTFEKFDLFTASFDEFKRLHLLLSFESISTDLPLKLKEKFATHEREISNKFYKDFSAFRLTLFKNICKNNTSVDKNRLLSLTQKLCDRFVFILFAEDRGLLRLRTIAEIKDKFQNQVTELSFYDFYKIYFKAIDEGSERLDIKRYNGGLFATDTELDALKIDDSVLEAQFLSDYDFLSDIGVNILGHIFESSLNDLEELNAQINGNEFDAKQSKRKKDGIFYTPEFITEFIVENSLGTLCKAKKDELGLDLNELLAPKNPKKLTKAESEIKGKIYAYREWLLSLKILDPACGSGAFLNQALEFLISEHGALDTYRKVYEGEGLGLYDIESTILENNLYGVDINADAVEIARLSLWLRTAAKGRVLTDLSKNLVAANSLLEFPFDFKFDVVIGNPPYVRQEAIKEQKPALQKYKVYSGTADLFVYFYELGITHLKENGLLGFICSNKFFRASYGENLRKFILENTQITHIIDFAGVKVFEDASVDSAVTIFRKIRAGENSKFNFLASSTINLKTQKFIQIPQSTLNETNFTFLDKSKFELKSKIEKVAKPLKDWGVNINYGVKTGLNEAFIIDDSTRDKILNNCFGEEREQTQKLIRPILRGRDIKRYDYEWAGLWLINIHNGYGTEPRINIDNFPKLKLYLEKFEPKLSNRSDKGATPYNLRNCVYLDEFEKEKILCARMVQSPKFAYDINNNIPDNTAYCITGENLKFLLAFLNSTAVYKIFNFFYAGGGLEGEIKINRLEILPIPQITPQNENLANEIINLVDEILKANEKIKLYEKHMPTLTLYEKLEAKENIDALNNKIKASNEKIDELVFELYELTSDESALITGGGN
- a CDS encoding ATP-binding protein; the protein is MNQLELYYNQPLKSSKFIPRKYEIISPKTLIIGAISSGKTALVYEFLSHYKSEERLYVNLDDLRIDRALLLANLKEFLEKNTQIKVLAVENLQAADLANLGFLKGATLENIILTSKEFSLTIDGFARINLNYLDYEEFILFFKKNLDQDLLFSYFLAHGNEIASAFLDSSEVTAHLQQLLRANLSEQSIAILKECAPKCHDVLSTFGIYKNLKEQMKISKDSVYNAVASLNENGFIELVPNLDESSTSKKLYFTNFALRNALYLKKDFLAVFANVVFCELLKFKDEIYYTKEIDFFLNKRKIAIICVPFSAPEIIFLKFKKLHASLKELGVSKLQIISVANQAELSFEGIKCEILPFSRWSLGL